Proteins found in one Streptomyces sp. Q6 genomic segment:
- a CDS encoding MDR family MFS transporter encodes MTTTPRAGVPADRTRTADNAVPMTHPQIMRALSGLLLGLFAAILSSTVVTNALPRIIGDLGGGQSAYTWVVTSSLLAVTASTPLWGKLADQFSKKILVQSALTIYAVGSLVAGLAPNPATLITARVIQGLGGGGLSALSQIVLAAMIAPRQRGRYSGYLGATFAVATVGGPLLGGVITDTSWLGWRWCLFVGIPFAIVALVVLQRTLNLPVTKRKAKVDWAGAFFVTAAVCTLLIWVTFADDKYAWLSWQTYTLVGASLVLGLVFLYVETKSSEPIIPLRLFRNRTIALASLASLFAGVALFAGTVFFSQYFQLARGDSPTKSGLMTIPFIAGLFIASTVSGRYITRTGKWKGWLLAGGVLLTAGLALLGMLRYDTSYLFIALCMALMGLGVGMTLQNLVLCTQNQVSPDDLGAASSTVTFFRSLGGAVGVSVLGSVLTTRIGHYARETLTQLAPQDRATAAKTSGGGRLPDLALLPTPVRTWLEGAYGHAIGNIFMYVAPIALISFLVTLFIKEVPLRTAGALAQTGQETAIAGAPAGDPQETALAVEADAGNTAAGTTGRQDSA; translated from the coding sequence ATGACCACCACCCCCAGGGCCGGCGTACCGGCCGACCGGACACGGACGGCGGACAACGCCGTACCGATGACCCACCCGCAGATCATGCGGGCGCTCTCCGGGCTGCTGCTCGGCCTGTTCGCCGCCATCCTGTCCTCGACCGTCGTCACCAACGCGCTGCCCAGGATCATCGGCGACCTCGGCGGCGGCCAGAGCGCCTACACCTGGGTCGTCACCTCGTCCCTGCTGGCGGTCACCGCCTCAACGCCCCTGTGGGGCAAACTCGCCGACCAGTTCAGCAAGAAGATCCTGGTCCAGTCGGCGCTGACCATCTACGCCGTCGGGTCGCTCGTCGCCGGTCTCGCGCCGAACCCCGCGACACTGATCACCGCACGTGTCATCCAGGGCCTCGGCGGCGGCGGTCTGTCCGCGCTCTCCCAGATCGTCCTGGCGGCGATGATCGCCCCGCGGCAACGCGGCCGCTACTCCGGCTACCTCGGCGCGACCTTCGCCGTCGCCACCGTCGGCGGCCCGCTCCTCGGCGGGGTCATCACCGACACCAGCTGGCTCGGCTGGCGGTGGTGCCTGTTCGTCGGCATCCCCTTCGCGATCGTCGCCCTGGTCGTGCTCCAGCGGACACTGAACCTCCCGGTGACCAAGCGGAAGGCCAAGGTCGACTGGGCGGGCGCGTTCTTCGTCACCGCGGCCGTCTGCACCCTGCTGATCTGGGTCACCTTCGCCGACGATAAGTACGCCTGGTTGTCCTGGCAGACGTACACGCTGGTCGGCGCCTCGCTCGTGCTCGGCCTTGTTTTTCTGTACGTCGAGACGAAGTCGAGCGAACCGATCATCCCGCTGCGGCTGTTCCGCAACCGCACCATCGCCCTCGCCTCGCTCGCCTCACTGTTCGCCGGCGTCGCTCTCTTCGCGGGCACCGTCTTCTTCAGCCAGTACTTCCAACTGGCCCGCGGCGACTCCCCGACCAAGTCCGGCCTCATGACGATCCCGTTCATCGCCGGCCTGTTCATCGCCTCCACGGTCTCCGGCCGGTACATCACCCGCACCGGGAAGTGGAAGGGCTGGCTGCTGGCGGGCGGTGTGCTGCTGACGGCCGGGCTGGCGCTGCTGGGCATGCTCCGCTACGACACCTCGTACCTGTTCATCGCGCTGTGCATGGCGCTGATGGGCCTCGGCGTCGGCATGACCCTGCAGAACCTCGTGCTGTGCACCCAGAACCAGGTGTCCCCGGATGACCTGGGCGCCGCCTCCTCCACGGTGACCTTCTTCCGCTCCCTCGGCGGCGCGGTCGGCGTCTCGGTGCTCGGCTCCGTCCTCACCACCCGGATCGGCCACTACGCGCGCGAGACCCTCACCCAACTCGCCCCGCAGGACCGGGCGACCGCCGCGAAGACCTCCGGTGGCGGCCGGCTGCCCGACCTCGCCCTGCTCCCCACCCCGGTCCGCACCTGGCTGGAGGGCGCCTACGGCCACGCCATCGGCAACATCTTCATGTACGTCGCGCCGATCGCCCTGATCTCCTTCCTGGTGACCCTCTTCATCAAGGAGGTCCCGCTGCGCACCGCCGGCGCCCTTGCACAGACGGGCCAGGAGACGGCGATCGCCGGTGCCCCGGCCGGTGATCCGCAGGAAACGGCCCTGGCCGTCGAAGCGGACGCGGGGAACACAGCCGCCGGCACGACCGGTAGGCAGGACAGTGCCTGA
- a CDS encoding MarR family winged helix-turn-helix transcriptional regulator yields MADRAQYEELTRRLSAVGVVRRQLDRTLPGGCSSGTAVVLALLGRDGDLCISRLAELLGVDMSVTSRHVAHLAERGWIDRSPDPADRRSRILRLTPEGRDRLAELSDRAAELLAVRLSDWSEADVRRLTALLSRLRASFDDASTRIPALTL; encoded by the coding sequence GTGGCCGACAGAGCCCAGTACGAGGAGCTGACCCGCCGGCTGAGCGCCGTCGGCGTCGTACGACGACAGCTGGACCGGACCCTACCCGGCGGTTGCTCCAGCGGCACCGCCGTGGTGCTGGCGCTGCTCGGCCGCGACGGCGACCTGTGCATCAGCAGGCTCGCCGAACTGCTCGGCGTCGACATGTCGGTCACCAGCCGTCACGTGGCCCACCTGGCCGAGCGGGGCTGGATCGACCGCAGCCCCGACCCCGCCGACCGGCGCTCGCGCATCCTGCGCCTGACCCCCGAGGGGCGGGACCGGCTGGCCGAACTGTCCGACCGTGCCGCCGAGTTGCTTGCCGTGCGGCTGAGCGACTGGAGCGAGGCGGACGTACGCCGGCTCACGGCGCTGCTGTCCCGGCTCCGGGCGAGCTTCGACGACGCCTCCACCCGTATCCCCGCACTCACCCTGTAA
- the poxB gene encoding ubiquinone-dependent pyruvate dehydrogenase, producing the protein MPTLADHVIASLKASGVHRLYGLPGDSLNGLTDAIRRADGVDWVHVRHEESAALAAAAEAGLTGELGVCVGSCGPGNLHLINGLFDAQRSRVPVLAIAAQIPGSEIGSGYFQETRPQELFAECSVYAEVVTSPENGPRILETAMRAAVERRGVAVVVVPGENFLAKTARDLAPTVVRPTRAVVRPDDETLAEAAELLNAAQRVTILAGAGAAGAHDDLVRLAETLKAPVVHALRGKEYVEYDNPYDVGMTGLLGFASGYKAIEEADTLLMLGTDFPYRQFYPRDAKVIQLDLRGEQIGRRTHVDLPLVGSVRDTLPALLPLLSVKTAKPARDHLDEARAHYTRTRKSLDALAVNDRERTPIHPQFVARTIDRLANEDTVFTVDVGSPVVWAARYLTFNGRRRLLGSFNHGTMANALPHAVGAQAAYPGRQVVSLSGDGGLTMLLGELFTLRQNRLPAKIVVCNNGSLNFVELEMKAAGIVNYATELDNPQLAEVATAVGLWARRVERPGDLEDALKKAFAHEGPALVEVMTARQELSVPPAVSVEQAKGFTLYAIRTVLSGRGEELLDLVTTNVARRILR; encoded by the coding sequence ATGCCCACCCTCGCGGACCACGTCATCGCCTCGCTCAAGGCATCCGGCGTGCACCGTCTCTATGGTCTGCCCGGCGACTCGCTCAACGGCCTGACGGACGCCATCCGCCGCGCGGACGGCGTCGACTGGGTCCATGTGCGGCACGAGGAGAGCGCCGCGCTCGCGGCGGCGGCCGAGGCTGGGCTGACCGGCGAGCTCGGCGTCTGCGTCGGCAGCTGCGGACCGGGCAATCTGCACCTGATCAACGGCCTCTTCGACGCCCAACGCAGCCGGGTGCCGGTCCTTGCCATCGCCGCCCAGATTCCCGGCAGCGAGATCGGCTCCGGCTACTTCCAGGAGACCCGCCCGCAGGAGCTGTTCGCCGAGTGCAGTGTCTACGCCGAGGTCGTCACCAGTCCCGAGAACGGGCCGCGCATCCTGGAGACGGCGATGCGCGCGGCCGTGGAACGCCGGGGAGTGGCGGTCGTCGTCGTGCCCGGCGAGAACTTCCTCGCCAAGACCGCCCGGGACCTCGCCCCCACCGTCGTACGCCCGACCCGGGCCGTCGTCCGCCCCGACGACGAGACACTCGCCGAGGCCGCCGAACTGCTCAACGCCGCCCAGCGGGTCACGATCCTCGCGGGCGCCGGCGCGGCCGGTGCGCACGACGACCTGGTCCGGCTCGCCGAGACCCTCAAGGCCCCGGTCGTGCATGCGCTGCGCGGCAAGGAGTACGTCGAGTACGACAACCCGTACGACGTCGGCATGACCGGCCTGCTCGGCTTCGCCTCCGGCTACAAGGCGATCGAGGAGGCCGACACCCTGCTCATGCTGGGCACCGATTTCCCCTACCGGCAGTTCTATCCGCGGGACGCCAAGGTGATCCAACTCGACCTGCGCGGCGAGCAGATCGGCCGCCGTACGCATGTCGACCTGCCGCTCGTCGGCAGCGTCCGGGACACCCTGCCCGCGCTGCTGCCCCTGCTCTCCGTCAAGACCGCCAAGCCCGCCCGCGACCACCTCGATGAGGCCCGCGCCCACTACACGCGCACCCGTAAGTCACTGGACGCGCTCGCCGTCAACGACCGTGAACGCACCCCCATCCACCCGCAGTTCGTCGCACGGACCATCGACCGGCTCGCGAACGAGGACACCGTCTTCACCGTGGACGTCGGTTCCCCGGTGGTGTGGGCGGCCCGCTATCTGACGTTCAACGGGCGCAGGCGGCTGCTCGGGTCGTTCAACCACGGCACGATGGCCAACGCCCTTCCGCACGCTGTCGGCGCGCAGGCGGCGTATCCGGGCCGTCAGGTCGTCTCGTTGTCCGGCGACGGCGGACTGACCATGCTCCTCGGTGAGTTGTTCACGCTGCGGCAGAACCGGCTGCCCGCCAAGATCGTCGTCTGCAACAACGGGTCGCTCAATTTCGTCGAGCTGGAGATGAAGGCCGCCGGCATCGTCAACTACGCGACCGAGCTGGACAATCCGCAGCTCGCCGAGGTCGCCACCGCGGTCGGGCTGTGGGCCCGCCGGGTTGAGCGGCCCGGCGATCTGGAGGACGCGCTGAAGAAGGCGTTCGCCCATGAGGGTCCGGCGTTGGTCGAGGTCATGACGGCGCGCCAGGAGTTGTCCGTGCCGCCCGCGGTCTCGGTGGAGCAGGCCAAGGGCTTCACCCTCTACGCGATCCGCACCGTCCTCTCCGGCCGCGGCGAGGAACTGCTCGACCTGGTGACCACCAACGTGGCCCGCCGCATCCTGCGCTGA
- a CDS encoding TetR/AcrR family transcriptional regulator codes for MTTETRADMEHHGLTARRRIILAAARLLEEDGLAAVSTRAVATAADVPAPSIFRLFGDKDGLLEEVADHGFKRYLEVKAELLSGDDPVQALRDAWDLHIRFGLEHPGYYGLVYGKVRPGHLPRAGQRAVAGLRGMITRVAAAGRLRMSVECATEVMHSVGVGTTITLLSLSEDVRDLRTSEVAREMVIDTLTLPAPRDPGDAALPSRAMSLRTVLDEDATALLSPGERTLLGEWLDRLADGDRRMRGGRSSA; via the coding sequence ATGACGACGGAGACACGTGCGGACATGGAACACCACGGCCTCACGGCGCGGCGGAGAATCATCCTGGCCGCCGCCAGGCTGCTGGAGGAGGACGGCCTGGCGGCGGTGTCGACCCGGGCCGTCGCCACCGCTGCCGACGTACCGGCGCCGTCGATCTTCCGGCTCTTCGGTGACAAGGACGGGTTGCTGGAGGAAGTGGCGGACCACGGATTCAAGCGCTATCTGGAGGTGAAGGCCGAACTGCTCTCCGGCGACGACCCGGTCCAGGCGCTGCGGGACGCGTGGGATCTGCACATCCGCTTCGGGCTCGAACACCCCGGTTACTACGGGCTCGTCTACGGGAAGGTCCGCCCCGGCCATCTGCCGCGGGCCGGACAGCGGGCCGTCGCCGGTCTGCGCGGCATGATCACCCGGGTCGCCGCGGCCGGTCGGCTGCGGATGAGTGTCGAATGTGCCACCGAGGTCATGCACTCCGTCGGAGTGGGCACGACCATCACGCTGCTGAGCCTGTCCGAGGACGTCCGGGACCTGCGGACCTCCGAGGTCGCCCGCGAGATGGTGATTGACACGCTCACGCTCCCGGCGCCGAGGGACCCGGGCGACGCCGCCCTGCCGAGCCGCGCCATGTCCCTGCGCACCGTGCTCGACGAGGACGCCACCGCGCTCCTGAGCCCCGGCGAGCGGACCCTGCTGGGGGAGTGGCTCGACCGGCTGGCGGATGGCGACCGGAGGATGCGGGGAGGACGGTCGTCAGCCTGA
- a CDS encoding GMC family oxidoreductase yields the protein MDRQHSASSPSAADPEYVANQAYDVIVVGGGSAGCVLAARLTEEADVRVLLLEAGAAAADMPEFMAHPPAWPALGETSANWGDTTVPQHSGSALHEPGPRVFLPRGKGLGGSSSINAMVFARGHHTSYADWSAHGAKGWAFDDLLPYFQRTETAVSGAPGRGTSGPLTVAPMAAPNEVLLACLDGAVETGQRRAHDISGGLEEGFAPVDLNIVDGQRQSAADAYLTPALGRTGLDVVTGATAHRLLFDGRRCTGVEFGVDGRVFTVRAAGEVVLAAGTIGSAQLLLRSGIGPAWELRKAGVELFHELPGVGSNLHDHPLINIVHSASRTVPASRGNHGEIIGLLRSTPELDGPDLQIIFVDVPFPNPVAPVENGFTIGVSPLRPYSRGTLRITSADPYARPVLDPGYLTDERDVRAVLSGIGTARTIARSAALSPWGGEEIAPGPDVTGAEALAWYARTSVTSYCHPVGTCALGEDEVSVVDSRLRVRGLEGLRVADGSVIPSIPSNNTNATVYAIAERAAEFVRDAA from the coding sequence ATGGACCGTCAGCACTCAGCAAGTTCCCCGTCCGCTGCCGACCCGGAGTATGTCGCGAACCAGGCGTACGACGTGATCGTCGTCGGCGGTGGCTCGGCCGGCTGCGTCCTCGCCGCCCGACTCACCGAAGAGGCCGACGTCCGCGTCCTGCTCCTGGAAGCCGGCGCCGCCGCGGCCGACATGCCGGAGTTCATGGCCCACCCGCCAGCCTGGCCCGCCCTGGGCGAAACGTCGGCCAACTGGGGCGACACCACCGTCCCCCAGCATTCCGGCTCCGCCCTCCACGAGCCCGGTCCCCGCGTCTTCCTCCCGCGCGGCAAGGGACTCGGGGGTTCCTCGTCGATCAACGCCATGGTCTTCGCCCGCGGCCACCACACCAGCTACGCCGACTGGAGCGCCCACGGCGCCAAGGGCTGGGCCTTCGACGACCTCCTGCCCTACTTCCAGCGCACTGAGACGGCAGTCAGCGGCGCCCCGGGGCGTGGCACCAGCGGCCCGCTGACCGTCGCCCCGATGGCAGCGCCCAACGAGGTCCTGCTCGCCTGCCTCGACGGCGCGGTCGAGACGGGACAGCGCCGGGCACACGACATCAGCGGCGGCCTGGAGGAGGGCTTCGCCCCGGTCGACCTGAACATCGTCGACGGCCAGCGGCAGAGCGCCGCCGATGCCTACCTCACCCCCGCCCTCGGCCGCACCGGCCTGGACGTCGTCACGGGGGCGACAGCCCACCGGCTGCTGTTCGACGGCCGGCGCTGCACGGGCGTCGAATTCGGTGTCGACGGCCGTGTCTTCACCGTGCGAGCTGCAGGCGAGGTCGTCCTCGCCGCCGGCACCATCGGCTCCGCCCAGCTGCTGCTGCGCTCGGGCATCGGCCCCGCGTGGGAGTTGCGCAAGGCCGGTGTGGAGCTCTTCCACGAGCTGCCCGGCGTGGGTAGCAACCTGCACGACCACCCCCTCATCAACATCGTCCACAGCGCCAGCCGTACGGTGCCCGCGTCGCGCGGCAACCACGGCGAGATCATCGGTCTGCTGCGCAGCACGCCCGAACTCGACGGACCCGATCTGCAGATCATCTTCGTCGACGTCCCCTTCCCGAACCCGGTGGCCCCCGTGGAGAACGGCTTCACCATCGGGGTCTCGCCGCTCAGGCCGTACAGCCGGGGCACCTTGCGGATCACCTCCGCCGACCCGTACGCGCGGCCGGTGCTCGACCCGGGCTACCTCACCGACGAGCGGGACGTCCGCGCCGTGCTGTCCGGGATCGGGACGGCGCGGACGATCGCCCGGTCCGCGGCGCTGTCTCCCTGGGGTGGCGAAGAGATCGCCCCGGGCCCGGACGTCACCGGTGCCGAGGCGCTCGCCTGGTACGCCCGCACCTCCGTGACGTCCTACTGCCATCCCGTCGGCACCTGCGCGCTGGGCGAGGACGAGGTGTCCGTGGTGGACTCCAGGCTGCGGGTGCGGGGGCTGGAGGGGCTGCGGGTGGCGGACGGTTCCGTCATCCCGTCGATCCCGTCCAATAACACCAACGCGACCGTGTACGCGATCGCGGAGCGCGCCGCGGAGTTCGTCCGCGACGCCGCGTGA
- a CDS encoding acyl-CoA thioesterase: MSATSHVTADAPGADVGVLMPVVVHFDDLDQMGLLHNGHYQVLVERAWGWLWRSKGVGGTSGIEGDGFNAAKTFDITYDRPVAGVGEYAVHLWMQRLGTTSATAGYRVCSADGKVTYAHGSRTVVRLDSATMRPTPWSGRVPEIARTLGLPEGEDHHAG, encoded by the coding sequence ATGAGCGCCACCTCCCATGTCACCGCCGACGCACCAGGTGCCGATGTCGGCGTTCTGATGCCTGTGGTCGTCCACTTCGACGACCTGGACCAGATGGGCCTGCTGCACAACGGTCACTACCAGGTGCTGGTCGAACGGGCGTGGGGGTGGCTCTGGCGGAGCAAGGGCGTGGGCGGCACGAGCGGAATCGAAGGGGACGGCTTCAACGCCGCCAAAACGTTCGACATCACCTACGACCGCCCCGTCGCCGGCGTCGGCGAGTATGCCGTACACCTGTGGATGCAGCGCCTGGGCACCACATCGGCCACCGCGGGCTACCGGGTGTGTTCAGCCGACGGAAAGGTGACATACGCCCACGGCAGCCGTACCGTCGTTCGCCTCGACAGCGCCACCATGAGGCCCACTCCGTGGTCGGGGCGAGTCCCGGAGATCGCCCGGACCCTCGGCCTGCCGGAGGGCGAGGACCACCATGCCGGATGA
- a CDS encoding GAF domain-containing protein, whose amino-acid sequence MPDESTSAWLRDLLDRHGAVAGTVHVVRDDVLHISAAHNIPPKVQKITARIPLGKGMAGLAWEQDRPIQTCNLKEDDSGVVKPGAGAVDGKAAVALPVRGADGTVRAVVGLAWLDERELTEGELTELDAEAESLPNPAVFVPRPRQSND is encoded by the coding sequence ATGCCGGATGAGTCGACGAGCGCCTGGCTACGCGATCTGCTCGACCGCCACGGGGCCGTCGCCGGGACTGTCCACGTGGTGCGGGACGACGTGCTGCACATCTCGGCAGCGCACAACATCCCGCCCAAGGTCCAGAAGATCACGGCGCGCATACCGCTCGGCAAGGGCATGGCGGGCCTGGCCTGGGAGCAGGACCGGCCGATCCAGACCTGCAATCTCAAGGAGGACGACAGCGGCGTGGTCAAGCCGGGGGCCGGGGCCGTGGATGGCAAGGCCGCCGTCGCGCTGCCGGTGCGCGGCGCGGACGGCACGGTACGGGCCGTCGTCGGTCTCGCCTGGCTGGATGAACGCGAGCTGACCGAGGGCGAATTGACGGAGCTCGACGCCGAGGCGGAGTCGCTGCCCAACCCTGCGGTCTTCGTCCCGCGGCCCCGACAGTCAAACGACTGA
- a CDS encoding DNA starvation/stationary phase protection protein, with translation MTVINSPLPDQDREIAGSALQATLVDLLDLSLVAKQAHWNLYGPRFRSIHLQLDEVVTTAREYADTVAERAAALGVSPDGRASTVAATSGLPAFKAGWTKDVDAVEALVEAFSAVIKRVRERIEATGPADAVTQDLLIGLTAALEKQSWMFQAENRN, from the coding sequence ATGACGGTCATCAACAGCCCATTGCCGGACCAGGATCGCGAGATCGCGGGCAGCGCCCTCCAGGCAACCCTGGTGGATCTGCTCGACCTGTCACTGGTGGCCAAGCAGGCGCACTGGAACCTGTACGGGCCGCGCTTCCGCTCCATTCATCTACAGCTCGACGAGGTAGTCACCACCGCGCGCGAGTACGCCGACACGGTGGCCGAGCGTGCCGCCGCGCTCGGCGTCAGCCCGGACGGTCGGGCCAGTACCGTCGCCGCCACCAGCGGGCTGCCCGCGTTCAAGGCAGGCTGGACGAAGGACGTCGATGCCGTGGAGGCCCTGGTCGAGGCGTTCTCCGCGGTCATCAAGCGGGTGCGGGAACGCATCGAGGCGACTGGCCCGGCGGACGCGGTCACGCAGGATCTGCTGATCGGCCTGACCGCCGCCCTGGAGAAGCAGAGCTGGATGTTCCAGGCCGAAAACCGGAACTGA
- a CDS encoding CGNR zinc finger domain-containing protein, which yields MRHVFPCGTPALDFVGTLQERRTPVPIERIGSPALLDSWFVEAGLLDRRPGSDRSDLRAALELREAIYALLNARLTGRPRPVWAVIAVNRQAAGVPVVMRLDAAGMSRFGKAVQALTELAREAVEILAGHEATLLRECGRPDCTHVYLDRSRGRRREWCAMRSCGNRVKAAALRARRRV from the coding sequence GTGAGACATGTGTTTCCCTGCGGGACGCCCGCTCTCGACTTCGTGGGCACCCTGCAGGAGCGACGAACGCCGGTCCCGATCGAGCGGATCGGCTCGCCCGCACTGCTCGACTCCTGGTTCGTCGAGGCCGGGTTGCTCGACCGGCGGCCTGGATCGGACCGATCCGACCTGCGCGCCGCGCTGGAACTGCGAGAAGCGATCTACGCGCTGCTCAATGCCCGGCTCACCGGCCGCCCACGGCCCGTCTGGGCAGTGATCGCGGTGAACCGGCAGGCCGCCGGGGTGCCCGTGGTGATGCGCCTGGACGCCGCGGGGATGAGCCGTTTCGGGAAGGCCGTCCAGGCTCTCACCGAACTCGCCCGCGAGGCCGTCGAGATCCTCGCCGGGCACGAAGCCACGCTGCTGCGCGAGTGCGGGCGCCCCGACTGCACCCACGTCTACCTCGACCGTTCCCGGGGCCGCCGCCGGGAGTGGTGCGCGATGCGTTCCTGCGGGAATCGCGTCAAGGCAGCCGCCCTGCGGGCACGCAGACGGGTGTGA
- a CDS encoding recombinase family protein translates to MDLTPDQAANAVERNDCPKCEVPAGSACRTRSGKCATKYHTARFILVPALREELDVLVPEDRGPGRTWKQGPPVEAAPAAAAAKPIRIGYARCSTASQELASQRAALEPVCKRIFSEKISTRIKTRPELEKALKLAYDIKEAAPDQEVILTVHELKRLARNAAELMTLSGQLQDAGVQLELLTGPLTGIYDPNGMGAMFFAVLAVAAQLDRNYIREKTLEGQQAAAAKGNHGGRPKVIDDDMLTFAVALKNKGVPVPDIAKKLTIKTGKNAGRHPSVASLYRALAEAEDDTMADDAQVIGPRRPVRARITEPGSGTDVELMERLTAQVLGGDTVLDDLARQAQDRSDDVVAQLLAQARDRDA, encoded by the coding sequence GTGGATCTGACGCCCGATCAAGCCGCAAACGCGGTAGAACGAAACGACTGTCCGAAGTGTGAGGTCCCGGCGGGCAGCGCCTGCCGGACCCGCAGTGGGAAGTGCGCGACGAAGTACCACACCGCCCGCTTCATCCTCGTGCCCGCGCTCCGCGAGGAACTCGACGTCCTCGTGCCGGAGGACCGCGGCCCGGGACGCACCTGGAAGCAGGGCCCGCCCGTGGAGGCGGCGCCGGCCGCCGCGGCGGCCAAGCCGATCCGGATCGGCTACGCCCGCTGCTCGACCGCGAGCCAGGAACTCGCCTCCCAGCGCGCCGCGCTCGAACCGGTCTGCAAGCGGATCTTCTCCGAGAAGATCTCCACCCGGATCAAGACCCGGCCCGAGCTGGAGAAGGCCCTCAAGCTGGCGTACGACATCAAGGAGGCCGCCCCCGACCAGGAGGTCATCCTCACCGTCCACGAGCTCAAGCGCCTGGCCCGCAACGCCGCCGAGCTGATGACTCTCTCCGGCCAGCTCCAAGACGCCGGCGTGCAGCTCGAACTCCTCACCGGCCCGCTCACCGGCATCTACGACCCCAACGGCATGGGCGCCATGTTCTTCGCCGTGCTCGCCGTCGCCGCCCAGCTCGACCGCAACTACATCCGCGAGAAGACCCTGGAGGGCCAGCAGGCCGCCGCCGCCAAGGGCAACCACGGCGGACGCCCCAAGGTCATCGACGACGACATGCTCACCTTCGCCGTCGCGCTGAAGAACAAGGGCGTCCCCGTCCCCGACATCGCGAAGAAGCTGACGATCAAGACGGGCAAGAACGCTGGGCGCCACCCCTCGGTCGCCTCGCTGTACCGGGCCCTCGCCGAGGCCGAGGACGACACCATGGCGGATGACGCACAGGTCATCGGCCCCCGCCGCCCGGTCCGCGCCCGCATCACCGAGCCCGGCAGCGGCACCGACGTGGAGCTGATGGAACGGCTCACCGCGCAGGTCCTCGGCGGCGACACCGTGCTGGACGACCTGGCCCGTCAGGCGCAGGACCGTTCCGACGACGTAGTGGCCCAGCTGCTCGCACAGGCCCGCGACAGAGACGCCTGA
- a CDS encoding MerR family DNA-binding protein — MRSILALRDDGESPCGHVTALIGQHLADIERRLTALRTTRAALRELAQRASQTDPDTCGSNGICTILSPH; from the coding sequence ATCCGCTCCATCCTCGCCCTGCGCGACGACGGCGAATCCCCCTGCGGCCACGTCACCGCACTGATCGGCCAGCACCTCGCCGACATCGAACGCCGCCTGACGGCACTCCGCACCACCCGCGCCGCCCTGCGCGAACTGGCCCAGCGGGCATCCCAGACCGACCCCGACACCTGCGGCTCGAACGGAATCTGCACCATCCTCTCGCCGCACTGA
- a CDS encoding MerR family DNA-binding transcriptional regulator gives MRIGDLATASGLTAKTIRFYEQAGLLPEPPRTTGGYRDYDGDAAGRLAFIRDA, from the coding sequence ATGCGCATCGGGGACCTCGCGACCGCCAGCGGACTGACCGCCAAGACCATCCGCTTCTACGAGCAGGCCGGACTCCTGCCCGAGCCGCCCCGCACCACGGGCGGTTACCGCGACTACGACGGCGACGCAGCGGGCCGGCTCGCCTTCATCCGCGACGCCTAG